A window of Cryptomeria japonica chromosome 3, Sugi_1.0, whole genome shotgun sequence contains these coding sequences:
- the LOC131034819 gene encoding uncharacterized protein LOC131034819, with protein sequence MQWNHIPSIQNALQYIDRYVSAWNPRALDLRNQTFHRSIIDDPFLMDTTMIQSSDASNDYCELVNSVQRHTKCTAQSCLRRKGTTLLCRYKAPWTIQEKSTLSNVENGQPKHTPARNDDHLNLHNPFILSIWRANVDCQPVLSIDVVIKYIAKYAAKAENKSETYHQMLSRISTNFEPDKPAPNAFQKMLLENLVDRDIGAQETCHLLLKLPLSLSSRTFVSLNVNQKNFQCVSISPTGTTTYPNYIATYMERPIHLERMCLIDVTKKWSFNASRKRDQWKERTNPVIVRVSPRFTSIPSKEDKYFQAFCWSELILYHPFRNIEMDFGSSDDEIKAQWERFSNNYHPWHVHRTTSTTTEESDTSTPASEPEQIQQDFLTEWQALSALYPGIPIQLDELDMLGQREIDLSHDWGKHHIPTQ encoded by the coding sequence ATGCAGTGGAATCACATTCCATCAATACAAAATGCACTACAGTACATTGATAGATATGTCTCTGCATGGAATCCACGAGCACTGGATCTTAGAAACCAAACATTCCATCGATCAATTATTGATGATCCTTTCTTGATGGACACAACAATGATTCAATCAAGTGATGCTTCAAATGACTATTGTGAGTTGGTCAATTCTGTTCAACGACATACAAAGTGTACTGCCCAAAGTTGCCTCCGAAGAAAGGGCACAACTCTTCTATGTCGTTACAAAGCCCCTTGGACCATTCAAGAAAAATCTACTCTTTCAAATGTTGAAAATGGCCAACCGAAACACACCCCTGCTCGCAATGATGACCACCTCAATCTTCACAACCCATTCATACTTTCTATATGGAGGGCCAATGTAGATTGTCAACCAGTTCTCTCAATAGATGTTGTGATcaaatatattgcaaaatatgcagCTAAAGCTGAAAACAAATCTGAGACATATCATCAAATGTTGTCTCGCATTTCAACAAACTTTGAGCCTGATAAACCAGCTCCTAATGCTTTTCAAAAAATGCTTCTAGAGAACCTTGTTGACCGTGATATAGGAGCTCAAGAGACTTGTCACCTTTTACTAAAACTACCACTATCCCTCTCTAGCAGAACATTTGTTTCtttaaatgtgaaccaaaaaaaCTTCCAATGTGTTTCAATCTCCCCCACAGGAACAACCACTTATCCAAATTATATTGCAACCTACATGGAAAGGCCTATACATCTAGAGAGAATGTGTCTTATTGATGTAACTAAAAAATGGTCATTCAATGCATCTCGAAAACGCGATCAATGGAAAGAGAGAACCAATCCTGTAATAGTTCGAGTCTCCCCTAGATTCACATCCATACCTTCAAAGGAGGACAAATATTTTCAAGCATTTTGTTGGAGTGAACTAATACTATACCATCCATTCCGCAACATTGAGATGGATTTTGGCTCTTCGGATGATGAAATTAAAGCACAATGGGAGAGGTTCTCCAACAACTACCATCCATGGCATGTACATCGAACAACCTCAACAACAACGGAAGAAAGTGATACTAGCACTCCTGCAAGCGAGCCTGAACAGATACAACAGGACTTCCTTACTGAATGGCAAGCCCTTTCAGCTTTATACCCAGGAATTcctattcaactggatgaacttgatATGCTTGGCCAACGTGAAATTGACTTGAGCCATGACTGGGGAAAACACCACATACCCACACAATAA
- the LOC131034818 gene encoding uncharacterized protein LOC131034818, protein MQEKRAHRNEMQRARYHGRKIIINKSRRETQHTNLEQASTSIFSSSQYPIELQTHVPQLEHTSQPIPIGHMHTPPNFSQNYCNARNKFRSTLDKLSKFSTCLVCMEKYPGIKTRQQNGINTCYRCTSEKNGHRFSKWNNMDPGEQPHCLQILTQVEEMLIARVSPVLQVTYARGGQLKYSGHTISFPQDISAIVSHLPRRVDGLDIIIVNRETGMQQQYNFYVSRGRVYDALQYKMSYDQYYKDVQVDIAALISLPLNPTNISSLLHATTSNPDPIDMSFMQEKSTEDDPFEENLETTISFVANLPPSCREVEEVRYLLQLGKGRPPPIIQWPPISPFPINEYNTEGLFVMSFPTLFPKGIAAFKQPRPKDVKLHEYALHLLRYHDNRFGQHPRFRYFILNIIMRHRSQATSSIFVQKQIHDELPATIGALRQRLKDLPNDKLADQLMRFSSSIHGTKPFWNQHKRELIDMVIQIGCPTLFFTLSVADTKWPDLHTIMPSTTPTNPYAASKWRLQNIVQNPHLTALYMHHRFTAFRAEVLEKLLGATDYWYRYDSAKF, encoded by the coding sequence ATGCAAGAGAAGCGAGCTCATCGAAATGAAATGCAACGTGCAAGGTACCATGGAAGGAAAATTATTATTAACAAAAGCAGGCGAGAGACCCAACACACAAATCTTGAGCAAGCCTCTACATCCATATTTTCTTCTTCCCAATATCCAATAGAACTACAAACACATGTGCCTCAACTTGAACATACAAGTCAACCTATCCCAATAGGTCATATGCATACACCCCCAAATTTTTCACAAAATTATTGCAATGCTAGAAACAAATTTCGCTCGACGTTGGACAAACTTTCAAAGTTTTCAACATGTCTAGTTTGCATGGAAAAATATCCAGGAATTAAAACTAGACAACAAAATGGAATTAATACTTGTTACAGATGCACATCAGAAAAAAATGGCCATCGCTTCTCAAAATGGAACAACATGGACCCCGGTGAACAACCACACTGTTTGCAAATACTAACTCAAGTTGAGGAGATGTTGATAGCAAGGGTTAGTCCTGTCCTTCAGGTTACTTATGCAAGAGGGGGGCAACTCAAATATAGTGGACACACTATTTCTTTTCCTCAAGATATTTCTGCAATTGTATCCCATTTGCCTAGACGTGTAGATGGATTGGACATAATAATAGTTAACAGGGAAACCGGTATGCAACAACAATACAACTTCTATGTAAGTAGAGGACGTGTTTATGATGCATTGCAATAtaagatgtcatatgaccaataCTACAAAGATGTACAAGTAGATATCGCAGCATTAATATCCTTACCCCTTAACCCCACAAACATATCTAGCCTTCTACATGCAACAACTTCAAATCCAGATCCCATTGATATGAGCTTCATGCAAGAAAAAAGTACAGAAGATGATCCATTTGAAGAGAATTTGGAGACAACTATTTCATTTGTGGCTAACCTTCCACCGTCATGTAGAGAGGTCGAAGAAGTACGCTACTTACTACAACTAGGCAAAGGAAGACCACCTCCTATAATCCAATGGCCACCCATCTCCCCATTTCCCATTAATGAATACAACACTGAAGGATTATTTGTGATGTCATTCCCCACTTTGTTCCCAAAGGGTATAGCTGCATTCAAACAACCACGTCCCAAAGATGTTAAGCTACATGAGTATGCTCTCCATCTCCTGCGATACCATGATAACAGGTTTGGACAACACCCACGATTTAGGTACTTTATATTGAATATAATTATGCGGCATCGAAGTCAAGCCACatcatctatttttgttcaaaagCAAATCCATGATGAACTACCTGCAACAATTGGTGCCCTTCGTCAAAGATTAAAGGACTTGCCTAATGACAAGCTTGCTGATCAACTTATGCGTTTTAGCTCATCAATTCATGGTACGAAACCATTCTGGAACCAACACAAAAGGGAACTTATTGATATGGTAATTCAAATTGGTTGCCCAACACTATTTTTCACACTTAGTGTAGCAGATACAAAATGGCCAGACTTACATACAATCATGCCATCCACCACACCAACAAATCCATATGCGGCTTCAAAGTGGCGGTTACAAAATATAGTTCAAAACCCCCACCTTACTGCACTCTACATGCATCATAGATTCACAGCATTTCGTGCTGAGGTCTTGGAAAAACTTCTTGGCGCAACTGACTACTGGTACAGGTATGACTCTGccaagttttaa
- the LOC131034820 gene encoding uncharacterized protein LOC131034820 — MKGLACSNPDDEQLQSNILLCIGQEVTLSTNLWVETGLVNGALGQVREILYNDGEHPPQLPLFVVVQFQNYTGPPRDHNNPINIPIPPISRGLRRQMPLKMAWALTIHKSQGLTLQRATIDIGNIDQQGMTFTAISRVRDLTSLCIHPGFTFERYARMQQSPHVTRRKEEEARLKILSDSQSTVRSI; from the coding sequence ATGAAGGGATTGGCATGCTCAAATCCTGATGATGAACAACTACAATCAAATATCTTGCTATGTATTGGCCAAGAGGTTACGTTGTCTACAAATCTATGGGTGGAAACAGGACTAGTCAATGGTGCTCTTGGACAAGTCAGAGAAATTTTATACAATGATGGTGAACACCCGCCTCAACTGcccttatttgttgttgttcaattCCAAAATTACACAGGCCCACCTCGGGATCACAATAACCCAATAAATATACCTATACCACCAATAAGTCGAGGTCTTCGACGCCAAATGCCACTAAAAATGGCTTGGGCATTAACAATACACAAATCACAAGGACTCACACTTCAAAGAGCAACAATTGACATTGGCAACATTGACCAGCAAGGTATGACATTCACAGCTATTTCGAGAGTTCGTGATCTGACAAGCCTTTGCATTCACCCAGGCTTCACATTTGAAAGGTATGCACGAATGCAACAAAGTCCACATGTCACTCGACGCAAAGAAGAGGAGGCACGGTTGAAGATATTATCAGATTCACAATCTACTGTAAGATCCATTTGA